A region of the Myxococcus xanthus genome:
GGCCCGGAGGCCCACGTCATGAGCGCCCTGCGAAACCAGCATTTGTCATACAGCCGGCTGAGCCGCTTCGAGGCCTGCCCGCTGTCGTACCAGCTCCACTACCTCGACAAGCGCACCGCCGAGCCCGGCGTCCCCCTGAGCTTCGGCAAGGCGCTGCACGCCGTCCTCGAGCGGCTCCTCCAGGAAGTCATCGACACCGAGTACGCGGGCCGTCTCTCCGAGGAGCGCGCCCTCCAGCTCTACCGTGAAGCGTGGGCCGACTCGGGCCTCTCCGGCCTCGCCCTCTTCCAGCAGGGCCTCGGCATCCTCCAGGACTTCGTCCGCCAGCAGGGCCGCGTGGACTCCCGCGACATCCTCGCCGTGGAGAAGGAGTTCCGCCTGCCGGTGGGGCCATTCACCGTCCTGGGCTACATCGACCGGGTCGACTGGGTGGACGACGAGA
Encoded here:
- a CDS encoding RecB family exonuclease, producing MSALRNQHLSYSRLSRFEACPLSYQLHYLDKRTAEPGVPLSFGKALHAVLERLLQEVIDTEYAGRLSEERALQLYREAWADSGLSGLALFQQGLGILQDFVRQQGRVDSRDILAVEKEFRLPVGPFTVLGYIDRVDWVDDETVHVMDYKSNHQLFTREELDASLQLSLYALAARRMWPWAKKVRLSMWMLRHGIRQETTRTEEQLEAALAYVETLGQQMETAESFPARLNPNCVYCDHRRNCPAYAQALEGRREVVC